Within Scomber scombrus chromosome 12, fScoSco1.1, whole genome shotgun sequence, the genomic segment CTTGTTATACTTTGTTGTGATGTCTTTTGGGATTGCCTTTAAATTACAAAGGAGTACAGTATTAGTACAGTTATATGGGCATCACGTTTCTGTAATTACTAATTAGTAATGTCAATAAGTGCCTTACAGCATAGTTGGTGATGTCAACAATGATGAGGTACTATCTTGTGATATAGATGACCTGAAGGACACCTAGAATGAACAAAATAGCAATAAGTTTAGGTTAATTTCACCTGTGTGAAAACATTCTGATAGTTCTACATTTTAAACCACAGATATGCAAAAGTAGCTGGTCTCGAGATCTCCCACCACTATTATTCAGTCAATATCACTCACTTTTTAACATGGTGGCTCCAAgggacaaaaaacagaaaaaatatgcaATCAACATTTTACTCAAGTGGTGTATAAAACCTACTGTATATCTGATGATGAAATGGGAATAGAACATATTATGCACGTAAAAATCTActaaagtgaaatattaaaaccatattttatgatataaatacataatattaaATACCTTACTGTCCCAGTCTGACTGTTCTTGAAGACCACTTGAAGACCAGACCAGGCCAGCTCAGCTGCCTTTTGTTTGGCATTCTTGGCAGATTTACCTTCAGCTATGGGGTAATCCTTGCCATTGATCACTGCTTTGTAGAAAAATCTGTGTCAGAAAGGAGGAAATATTAAGatttttatatcatattaaCAATTAGCATAGAGTTTTTAGTCTCTATACAGGTTACAGAGGTTCAGTCATACTTACTGAGAGTTGTGAGGTGGACCACATCTTTCCACCTCAATGAAATTAAGGATTCGGCATGTTTTCTGACAGTAGTGGTCAACGATTCCAATGAAATTTGGCCCTCTCGCCTTTTGGTCTTCAGACTTAACATCCAAGCTCTGATAAGCAATCTTGGCTGCTTCCTCCTTGGCTTCCTTCTTCGTTTTCCCAAAGGCAGGTGGATACTCTTTGTTATCAACCACAAAGCTAcagcatttactgtaataccatAAAAACCTTAATTAATTTCAAAATGgtaacaaaaaagacaaaataaataagtatgttGTTAATGCAGGGTGGTGGCTTACAGAGCTGCAGTTTTTGGCTCCATACTTATTGACTCCACAGCCTTTAAAGGGATCTTTTTCTTCCCACAATACTTATGGAGCAAGCTTATATAGTCATCAGAGACACTTGTCTGATAAACTGATGCAGTTGGATTTGCGCTTGCATTTTCTGTCTGTCAAGAAACAACAATTACATCATCAGTGACACTTGCACTTTACATTAACATTTCACTTTTGACAATCCAGTATGCTCTGACTTAACAAAGAGGGATAATCTTACAGAGTCAATTGGGTTCTGTTGCTCCATCTCCAACAACCTCAGGGTATTTTCAGCTGCATTCTGTTTGGCCTCCTTCTTTGTCTTCCCCACACCGCCGACATAGGCTTTACCATTCAGAACTGCACTGATAGTAAATCTGATGAGGAATTGTAAGACATTTGGTTATACAGGCAAGTTGACATGATGATGTTCAAGGTGGTGAGATGGAAAGAATATTCCAGATTAATCTCCAAGGAGTGAATTAATCAATTTATCATCAATGAACATTTCTATAACAGAACATTCAGAGAAATTGATTAATTCTTTTTATAggatattattttaatgtatggATGCCTAAATGTTTTGGGTGTGCATACTGTCGAATGTATACTCACTCTTTGTGgatcatttatttgttcattacATTGACTTGTTATAGTGTATGGCACAAATGACTTCACAGATGTTGATCCACCTTAAGCAATTGCCGGAAGAACGAGTTGCAGGTTGTTATGGCCATAATTCATACTCTAGCTGCTAGTCGACTTCCTGCTAAAATGTTACTGACTGTTTTTTATCTTGATATTCAACCAGAGgtgattttagaccctttttaggaATGCTCTAGCACCCctaaaaattaataaattattattgtattattcaaCACTTGCAGGGCACCCAATGTCAAATTTTCCCACCTAAAAGAGGTCTGATCCTACAATCGCCACCGTACGGTGGTTGAATACGGTGGCGATTGTAGTACACCCACACCAGAAATAagtatagtactagtatagCATAAGACGAACCAAAAGCATACTGAACTTACGTTTTATCATGGTCAGGGCCAACAGAGCTAATCTCATAGCTCAGCTCCCACTGTTTTCCCTGTGCGTACTCGTTTAATTTTGCAGCAGAGTCTCTCGGGTCCATCATTAATGGATTAGATTTCAAAAAAAGATGTctctaaaataaatatatatcttaAAACTCACAACAACTGTCTCTATTTGGTTTCCATCTAAACTGTGCTCCTCGGCCAGCttcacctcttctctcttcctaGTCAGCGTATTACCCGATTTAAGTTTCGATTTCTCTGTATAAACTCATGCACGCGCTTTCCTTAATGTTGCAAAGTTTATGGACACGGAAATGACATGCACCAAACCCATAACAACTGGAAACGACGCAGGCAAAGATTATTTAGCATGATCAAAGGTATCAACTGCCCTGGATGTCAGTTAATAGTTTGGCTGcatgttttcttcattcatatttcttgttttcttcttggTGCATTTTGTTAAAAGTGTCTTCCTTATTTCCAGTACAGAAGCTACTGACAAAAAACTGTAAGCATGGATGGTTGAAAGTGGGACTGTACTGTATACAGGCCTGATAAGGAACTGGAATGAGCGCTTTCCACTTTCATAAATATAGGCTCAGTGTCCTTAATAAACAGCATACATTTATATAGACCTATCATCACATCTTCATCATTTCTCACAGCTCAGTTAATTTCTTAAACGATTGGTTCAAAattattctgtgttttaaaaacaagtcaggttttcctcgctgtaatcattcctcctgttcatactggtcatttaaaaactctttaaatgtgctttcaatgtaagtgatgggggccaaaatccagtgtgtccacacagtaaTTTTGTCAATCAGTTTGTAAAAgaaattgtttaaatgtttatctgaagcttacatgaggcttcagcagtctgggttagtcatatcaagtggatatctgctaTTTACCGTCTAttttagtatcaaattcccTGCTGAGCTGCAATGGAAATAAAGTAACAATaagaacatttataaaatacttGCTATTAAGGACTGTAAGAAGGGTACGTTGATTTCCAGGTTATGTAATAAACATTATGGGTGTATCATCAGGCACAATGAAACATCCAACAATCCAATTGTACTTCTTTGTTACAGCTGTCACCATCAGTATTTAGTCACTCTGTGTTGAGTTTATTGAACTAAGTGCTATGTCAGTCTCAATTATAAttggagaagagaaagaggctggTTCAGTGCCCTGTATCTGTTACTTTTCATCGGTAGAAATGGGCAAAATGGCACAAGAAACAGCTGATGTTATCACAAGCCAtccaaaattattttttagtttagtaGCCCAGATTGGTGAAAAACAACTCAGGCAACACTGCTTCCCACAAACATGAATGGCACAAAAACAATTTACTAATATGACAAGTGTTTATTGGACCTCATTGCTCACATTGTGATAATATCAAAGTCATTTTGTGACACccagaaaaatatacaaaaaacccCAGTAAATCTCACACCTAAAGACATGTAATCTCTTCCTAGATAGAATAAATTATTTCATTACCCGCTGACACAGTAATAATCTccaacatgaaaaatgtatcaaaaaggaacaatgttacaaattcatttcatgtttccttcacatattataaaatgaatgaggtGTATATGTGCATATTTGGATTTTTCCATCAAACACCTCATACTCAGATTAATAATGTCACATCAGATCATGAAAGACAGTTATAAAAAGACAGTTCTTTTAGCATTCAAAACATCTAAGCACAttgaaacaatgttttttttgttttgttgttatttctttttgGTGTTTGAACATTACCTCGTAATTATCAGACAGAATTGTTGTTTCTGGGCATATTTTTTAGTGGGTAAAGTGCATGAGCCTGCTCTTTGAGCTCTGTCTTTAGTGTACTTGCTTCAGGTCGGTCTTCTGGCTTCACACACAACATTGACTTGATGATTTGGCtctgcaaaacaacaacaatacctGCTTCAGATTTCCATAATATCAATAAATGCTGACACCATTTATAAAGCTTCAATCTACagtattttccatttttggGCATTTGGACAGGCATTGAAACAAGGCAACTCTTTTGAAATGGAGATTATCCCCTTCCCCAGAATCTATCAACTGCCCTGATTGAAATTTTAATTAACATACATACATCAACAGTCCTGTTTTGGCTCTTCATAGTTTGAGCCTCTACAGATGGACAGTTGTTGTAACAATGCGAATGCCCTGTGCCTCAGTCCTTCTGTGCACTACCACCACATAAATATTGTTTCACTTTGCAAGTAAATTGAAAATTGACGTACCTCTTGGATAAAACGTTGTGAAAACCCTTGGGGAAGTTTCTGGCCTCTGGCATCGTCCCAAAGCTGTTATTTATATGATggtaaaagagaggaagaacatGTCATTTTCCTCACACAAATTGAAATTAGCAATTTACTGAAGAATATTTAACAACATATTCACTCAAATAGCATCTGGTATCTAATTAAATGTATTGCATTGTACttacattaaacacaaattCAAAGCAATGACAAAAATAGCAGGTTATTGACATTTTCATCAAGATTTTGGTTGTGTCTTTGAAAAACTCACAGCTCTCCTTTCATGGCCAGTAGAGAAGTTCCAAAGGAGTTCAAAATATATCAAACCCAAAGCGAATATGTCCACTTTTCGGTCATACGTGCTCTTATTCctctgtaataaaacaaaaacacagtatgGACAAAAGGCACTTAAAAGGTTTGTGAAAGGTACGTAGCACcgtttttttaattgaatgttttacataaaaatTCAGCACAACCCTTTTTAAATGCTGTGAAACCCATAAAAAAGCAGGTGTCACACATATACTGCAAAAGCAAATATGACTCTTCTGATTAAAAGTTTCAACTTCATGCTCGTGCAACTGATGGAAAGCCAGGTATTGCATACCACATCTGCTGGACAACTGGTGGGTAGCTTAATTGTCTCCCCTTACTAACCACTGTTTGATAATATAGAAGAAACTTAAAGTTAATATTGGTTCTGACAATCTAACCTGCTCAGGAGCCATGTACGATGGGGTTCCTTTGTACACTGTTCTCTCCAGCAGGTTTTCAGCATTGTCGTCATTCTCGGCAGTGACCAGACCAAAGTCCCCAATCTTCACTTCTCCATCTCGCCCAAACATGATGTTGGCAGGCTAACcagaggaaagaaacaaaatgtaacatgcaACTGCATGACAGATGTGCATTGATAAATGATAACCTTGTCTGGTTCTTCTCACCTTCAGGTCTCTGTGGATGAGTTTACTGGAGTGAACGTACTCAACTCCACTGATTATCTGCAGTGCAAGACTTAaactgtcttctcttctcttggAGTCTTGCAGAGATTTGTTCACATTCTGTGTGTTCCTCTCATCTATCCACACTCTGAGTGTTTTGGTGTCACATAACTCCATCTGAATGTAGAGGAACTTTGAATGTGGATTATCGGTAGACCTAGGAAAGTAGGGAAAGACAAAtgttagtatagtatagttaataAGCACTGTAgagcaaaattttaaaagtggATGGGACTTACATGGAAGTGCTATAACTGTCATCTGTACTGTCCCACCAGTAGTCTGAATCCTCCATCCAACACGTGTAGTACCTAACAATGTTGTGGTGATGGAGGTCTGATAGTGCCCCAACCTCTCGCAGAGCTTTTCTACTCAAAAGAAGtgtgagaaaatatattttacctcATTTTGCACTGCAGTTATAACTTTGatcaaatgcatttatttattgcatgtgcatagaaaaaaagagaacataAACTAAAAGCCACCAGAGACAAAATTATGCACAGCAGGCCTATCAAAACTGTAAGGAATGGATTAAACTGTGGTTTTATCTACTCCAGTGTAAAATGCAACTAGTAGCATGTCCGGTTTATTAGCTTAGCACATACTTAGTATTACTTCCAAGCCCAGGGAGCACATCATAAACTAACATTAGCTTGTGGGTTTACAGGTTACCTTAAAACTGCTTCATTCATTCTATCAGAGTTTACATTAACTGTCCTGCTCTTAACTGGATTTGGGGAACTACAATCCCATCCAATTTTACTTGAgggatgaaaacaaacacatactgttTGATTAAATTACAATTTACTTCTCCAAGTCagctggaaaaaataaaaagtcaggtAGAGACTTTTCAATCAATTTATTGAGCAATTAGTCTACAGTTGCTGGAAAAGTTGATGGTGGCTGGCTTGACGCAATAAACTTATTTTATCTATGTCTGAAATCAAGGACCCTTGGTTTCaaaatgagaatatttttaATGGTAACTATGCCACCACTATCAATGTAAACTGTACTGGAAGGCCTGACCAGTATAGCAGCAATGGGGCAGCGATTAGTGAACGGTCAGTTGAAGAAGACTCTTGTGACAATCTGCATTTGTGACTGTTTATATTCATATCAAACATTATACTTGACTTACTCTTTACAGCGAACAATCTTTATAGCATAACACTTGTGCAGCAGTTTGTCTTTTGCCTTGAAAACACAACCAAAGGCTCCTTTGCCAAGGGGCTCTATGGAGTCAAAGTCTGATGTAAACCTGTTGAGAAAAACACAGTAACTGTTGAGacaaaaatgtatacatataaaaatatcaCAAGTATTAAAAACATTCTTACATTATAGTTAAATGTCTTAACTTTACATACCTTGAGAGGCTTGACGGGGTTGTCGTTTTCTTAATGGAACTAATTCCTTTACTCTTTTCTTTGAAATCAGAGCTCttgaataaaacaaagtcataGTATAGAGATTggaatgttaaataaaaatctaatgaaaaatgtaaatgattaaaCAAGTTCACAGTACCTCTGTTCTGTTCACATTTTGGAAATTTGGTGCAATTCTAACAAGACAGAGAAAGTAAAATCAGCAATAGTGGCAGGTGAATTATGACATACTGTAGGTTTACAATAGATTGTAGATAACTTACTTTCTTTTGGGCTTCACATCAGGACTTTGATCCTTACGTGGGGAAAGGGAGTGGGAAAGTATGGTCACCATAGGCAATCATTAACAATTCAAATTGGTTAATGTGTTTGAGGTAAATTGAAGTTGTTGTTTGCTCTCTCCACATGCAACTTAATATAGCTCTTGTACATAACCATGTAAAAGATTGAGGATTAAATAGGAAATAACACACCTGAACATTGAGAGGGTTTGATGTATTAGTGAAAACAATAGAGTCATCTGTAATCACTGGTGTGCTTTTTGACGCTGTATCAAGGGAATCCCTTGGGAAATACAATGAGAGACAGAGTATTTTCAATATCAAACTTAGTCACCTGTTCCACATCTCAGTCAGTGACTTACAGTGTACTTGATGGTGTGGACAGCCTGGCTGGATCACAATCATCAGACACAGTTGAATAGAAGGATTCCTGAAAGCACAAAGGATGTGATTAGCTAGTAGTCACAGGTGCTCCCTGGCATGTGGTGCAGCACCACTGTTGGGTAGTCAGTAGCATTAttaatatgtaattatgtgtgtAAAGACTGGGTGTTCTTTTTTAGTTCTAATAATGTGTGTAAAGACTGGGtgttcttttttagtttttactttcCCATTACACTGAATAGAGACAAAGATATGCCCACACTGCCAGATAGAGCTTTACAGTTGTAAACACATATACCCCTGGACAGGTCCTCCAGTCGTCATGCAGAtgtttccttgggcaagatactgaaccccaaaggCTGTAccttcagtgtgtgaatgtgcatgtgaatgattaactcctcctgatgagcaggttggcaccttccATGGCAGCCTGCCAtcagcatgagtgtgtgtgtgtgtgtgaaggggtgAATGTagcttgtagtgtaaaagtgctttgattAAGTAAAAGTCTCAGGGGAAATGTGCCAAGAGCATCTTAATAATCTGCTATATGGAATATTGAAAACCATAttttactaaataaaaacaacagaaaatactgaATACCTTACTGTCCCAGTCTGACTGTTCTTGGAGAGCAGACCAGGCCAGCTCAGCTGCCTTTTGTTTGGCCTCCTTGATAGTCTTCCCCTCACCTACAGGGTACTCCTTGTTGTCGATCACCAGTTTGTAGAAAAATCTGTGCAGGCAAGgaggaaatattttaaatcattagtGTTAAGATTGCTCTC encodes:
- the LOC133992166 gene encoding interferon-induced, double-stranded RNA-activated protein kinase-like, with translation MMEMENYVGKLLEYAHEKCLGVSFEDVGSVVSDHIKTFTVRAVVNGTAYPDGVGKNKKEAERDAAKNALKGLLEEVVDSRETAAADDQPSMANINYTSWLNEYVHQEKVELVESIKLGPNNALQYCRFVVADKEYPVACGKTKREAKEEAAKLVYHEICGSKTTETGDEKSSTPIKQKVDLNQNVSEICDKTKNLSVKTEVKSFVETNFIGIINQYCQKTSRSHTFIEENACGPPHIRQFFYKLVIDNKEYPVGEGKTIKEAKQKAAELAWSALQEQSDWDSKESFYSTVSDDCDPARLSTPSSTLDSLDTASKSTPVITDDSIVFTNTSNPLNVQDQSPDVKPKRKIAPNFQNVNRTESSDFKEKSKGISSIKKTTTPSSLSRFTSDFDSIEPLGKGAFGCVFKAKDKLLHKCYAIKIVRCKEKALREVGALSDLHHHNIVRYYTCWMEDSDYWWDSTDDSYSTSMSTDNPHSKFLYIQMELCDTKTLRVWIDERNTQNVNKSLQDSKRREDSLSLALQIISGVEYVHSSKLIHRDLKPANIMFGRDGEVKIGDFGLVTAENDDNAENLLERTVYKGTPSYMAPEQRNKSTYDRKVDIFALGLIYFELLWNFSTGHERRALWDDARGQKLPQGFSQRFIQESQIIKSMLCVKPEDRPEASTLKTELKEQAHALYPLKNMPRNNNSV